The Qipengyuania oceanensis genome includes the window GACGACGGTATCCTTGAACTCCTGCTCGCGCACGACCTTGTAATTGAGCGCGTGGGCCGGGCTGACGACCACCCGCGCCAGCCGCGAGGTGTCGAGGACGCCTTCTTCCTGGTCGAAATCCCAGCTGCGGTTCTGCTGCGCCATCAGCCGCCGTTGCAGCCGATTGGCGAGCCGAGTGACCACGCCCTGCAGGCCGGTCAGCTGGCTGTCGAGATAGGTGCGCAGCCGGTTCAGTTCCTCGGTGTCGCACAGGTCCTGCGCCTCGACCACCTCGTCGAACTGCGTGGTGTAGGTCTTGTAGTCGAAGCCTTCGGGCAGTTCGGTCCACGGGCGGTTCGGGCGAACCGGCATCATGCCTTCCTCGCCCTCGTCGGAGGCTTCGCCCTCCTCCATCTCGCCGTCGGCTTCTACCTCGCTGTCGGTTTCGCCCTCGCCTTCGCCTTCGGCCAGCTCGCCGGCCATTTCGGCAGACTGCGGATCGCCTTCCGCGCCTTCATCCTCGCCGTCGGTGTCGTCCTCGTCCTGGCCGTCCTCGTCCTCGCCCTCGTCGTTCTCGGTAGAATCCTGCTGGTCCTGCGGCTGGGTCAGGTCGAGATGCCGCAGCATGTCGAGCGCAAGGTTCTGGAACGCGCGCTGGTCGTCGAGCGAGAGTGCGAGCGAAGCCATGTCGCCGCCGGCCTTTTCCTCGATCCACTCGCGGACCATGTCGACGCCGCGCCGTGCCGCCTGCGGTATCTCCTGCCCGGTCAGCTGTTCGCGCAGCATCAGAGACAGCGCGGTGGCGACCGGCACGTCCTCGGCCGTCTGCGCCCGTGCGATCGGGTCGGAGGCTGCGCGCATGTTGGCCGAATGGCCCAAGTTCGTGCGCATCCCAGGAAAATTGTTCGCGCCCAGGGCCTCGTAGCGCACCTGCTCGATCGCGTCGTAGCAGGCGCGAGCCAGCGGCTCGGCAGGCATCCCCGCCGCGTGGGTCGCCTCGTCGTGATGGCGCAGGCGGAGCGAGAAGCTGTCGGCGAAGCCGCGCGCTTCCTGCGCCTGTTCGCGCGGCACGTCGCGGCCGGGCAGCGGCACGCGGAAGTTCTTGCCGGCGGAACTGGGCGAATCGGCGCTCCAGGCGACTTCGACCTCGGGCTCGCGCGCGATCGCGCGGGCAGCGCCGGTCAGCGCCTGCTTGAAACGATCGAGGGGTGTCTCTTCTGCCAAGTCGCGGGTCGTCCGTTCAGCGCAGGATCGACTGGCCGGTCGCTTCCCAGTCCTTGAGGAAGCCTTCGATACCCTTGTCGGTCAGCACGTGGTTGAACAGCGACTTGATGACCTTGGGCGGCGCGGTCATCACGTCGGCCCCGATCTTCGCGCTTTCCAGCACATGGGTCACGTGCCGCACGCTCGCGACGAGGATCTGGGTCTCGTAATCGTAATTGTCGTAGATCAGGCGGATGTCCTCGATCAGTTCCATGCCGTCGAAGCCGTTGTCGTCGTGCCGGCCGACGAAGGGCGAGACGAAGGTCGCCCCGGCCTTGGCCGCGAGCAGCGCCTGGTTGGCGGAAAAGCACAGCGTCACGTTGACCATCGTGCCGTCGTCGGTCAGCGCCTTGCAGGTCTTTAGCCCGTCGATCGTCAGGGGAACCTTGATGCAGACATTATCCGCCAGCCGCCTGAGGACATCAGCTTCCTTCATCATCGTCTCGTGATCGAGCGCGACCACTTCGGCGCTCACCGGCCCATCGACGATGGCGCAGATCTCCTTGGTCACTTCCATGAAATCGCGACCGGACTTGGCAATCAGCGAAGGATTGGTCGTCACCCCGTCGAGCAGGCCGGTTTCGGCCAGCTCCCTGATGTCGGCGATTTCGGCGGTGTCGGCAAAGAATTTCATGGTCGGCTCAGGCTCCGGGGGTGCTGGCAATGCGATTCCCCCAGAGCCTTAGCCAACCAATTGCCGGTCGGCTAGAGCGCGGCCTAGAGCGCCGCGTCCGCCCCGAAGACGCCGATGATCAGAGGGTCGTTGGTAGCGCGCGGATTGCGCCTGATCTCGGACTCCTCGAAGCCGATCTCGCGCCAGATCGTGTTGTCGATATTGCCCGCAACGCGCGTGGCGATCGTGCCGACTTCGGTGCCGGTCACCGCGCCGAGCAATTGCCCGACCAGCGGATCGCTTGCCACCCGCATCGCGGTGCCGAGTTCGGGGACCATCGCCTCGACCAGGCTCATGCCCATTTCCTGGCGCAGGAAACTTGTCGCAGCGGTCGGCCCGCCACGCACCAGGTCGATCGCGTTCTGCACGCCGATCACTCGCACGGTGTCGCGAACCAGCGGCGCGGCCCGTTCCGCACCGCGGTAGGCGACTTCGCCAAACGCGTCCTGCAATCGGTCCTTGAACAACGCGGACGTCAGGATTCGCGACAGGATGTCTCCCCGCGTGCCGAGAAAGTTGCCGAGGCCCAGCGAGGCGACCTGGTCGTCCCAGAAGCCCCCACCGCTCAACATCCGGGCAAAGGCCCGGTCGCTCGACAGGAACAGCAGCCGCTGGATCGCATCCGTCAGGCCGTAGCCACCCAACCCGCCGGCACAGCCGCCCAGCGACAGCACCACGCCGCCCGCGCCGATCCCGGCCAGAAAGCTGCGGCGCGTCGGGACACTTTTCATCAAATCGGACATTTCTCGTCTCCTCGCCTTGCCGCGCCCACACCGCGAGGCCCATATGAGGCGCACGCCATGAACCGCG containing:
- a CDS encoding DUF4197 domain-containing protein, translating into MSDLMKSVPTRRSFLAGIGAGGVVLSLGGCAGGLGGYGLTDAIQRLLFLSSDRAFARMLSGGGFWDDQVASLGLGNFLGTRGDILSRILTSALFKDRLQDAFGEVAYRGAERAAPLVRDTVRVIGVQNAIDLVRGGPTAATSFLRQEMGMSLVEAMVPELGTAMRVASDPLVGQLLGAVTGTEVGTIATRVAGNIDNTIWREIGFEESEIRRNPRATNDPLIIGVFGADAAL
- the fsa gene encoding fructose-6-phosphate aldolase, with amino-acid sequence MKFFADTAEIADIRELAETGLLDGVTTNPSLIAKSGRDFMEVTKEICAIVDGPVSAEVVALDHETMMKEADVLRRLADNVCIKVPLTIDGLKTCKALTDDGTMVNVTLCFSANQALLAAKAGATFVSPFVGRHDDNGFDGMELIEDIRLIYDNYDYETQILVASVRHVTHVLESAKIGADVMTAPPKVIKSLFNHVLTDKGIEGFLKDWEATGQSILR
- the cobT gene encoding cobaltochelatase subunit CobT; translated protein: MAEETPLDRFKQALTGAARAIAREPEVEVAWSADSPSSAGKNFRVPLPGRDVPREQAQEARGFADSFSLRLRHHDEATHAAGMPAEPLARACYDAIEQVRYEALGANNFPGMRTNLGHSANMRAASDPIARAQTAEDVPVATALSLMLREQLTGQEIPQAARRGVDMVREWIEEKAGGDMASLALSLDDQRAFQNLALDMLRHLDLTQPQDQQDSTENDEGEDEDGQDEDDTDGEDEGAEGDPQSAEMAGELAEGEGEGETDSEVEADGEMEEGEASDEGEEGMMPVRPNRPWTELPEGFDYKTYTTQFDEVVEAQDLCDTEELNRLRTYLDSQLTGLQGVVTRLANRLQRRLMAQQNRSWDFDQEEGVLDTSRLARVVVSPAHALNYKVVREQEFKDTVVTLLIDNSGSMRGRPISIAAISADILARTLERCGVKVEILGFTTRAWKGGQSREKWLADGKLPQPGRLNDLRHIIYKQADEPWRRARRNLGLMMREGILKENIDGEALLWAHDRLVRRTEERRILMVISDGAPVDDSTLSVNSAGYLESHLRKVIDWIERQSPVQLAAIGIGHDVTRYYKRSVTIMDVEQLGGTIIEQLADLFDIDKGRKR